One part of the Halopenitus persicus genome encodes these proteins:
- a CDS encoding aromatic-ring-hydroxylating dioxygenase subunit beta: protein MATNTDRESELDRFLLKQRVERFLYEEAALLDRREQTEWLALLDEDVEYKAPLRITREHVNDNFSRSAYYFDEDYGSLEARVQRFESEYAWSERPPSRTRRFVTNVRATERDDGTVDARSYLLLYYGQGDSSSYTFLAGRREDVLRPNGETFTIAKRHVYLDHAVPKIDKISVFL, encoded by the coding sequence ATGGCCACGAACACGGACCGGGAGTCGGAGCTCGATCGGTTCCTCCTGAAACAACGGGTCGAGCGCTTCCTCTACGAGGAGGCCGCCCTGTTGGACCGGCGCGAGCAGACGGAGTGGCTCGCGCTGCTCGACGAGGACGTCGAGTACAAGGCGCCGCTCCGGATCACCCGCGAGCACGTGAACGATAACTTCAGTCGCTCGGCGTATTACTTCGACGAGGACTACGGCTCCCTCGAGGCCCGGGTTCAGCGGTTCGAGTCGGAGTACGCCTGGTCCGAGCGGCCGCCGTCCAGAACGCGTCGGTTCGTGACGAACGTTCGCGCCACCGAGCGGGACGACGGGACCGTGGACGCGAGGAGCTACCTCCTGTTGTACTACGGGCAGGGGGATTCCTCGTCGTACACGTTCCTCGCGGGGCGCCGCGAGGACGTGCTTCGCCCGAACGGCGAGACGTTCACCATCGCGAAGCGCCACGTGTACCTCGACCACGCCGTTCCGAAGATCGACAAGATCTCCGTCTTCCTATGA
- a CDS encoding aromatic ring-hydroxylating oxygenase subunit alpha, whose translation MPPTESKATAQQPDDHADLLAEIEASLGEGKLPLQTFNSEAVHQLELDRLFGREWIFVGHESEIPEEGDYARRYIAGDPFIFVRDMNGDVQVLFDSCRHRGAKLCRAEQGNTSHFRCPYHGWTYKNTGDLVGVPQKEVAFKNLDQSEHGLHSAPRVDSYAGLVFASLGDSGESLEEHLGEFTWYLDIQFKLPDGGMEVIGEPHRWVVETNWKTGADNFAGDSYHTGFAHHSIKQLGLGGDDTVGIAGAGETKDRHVHCDGHTTSTRMVEGEEVFMTYPDEIVDLFNPDNVTADQYRAAKEALSFTGSVFPNLAFLNFGDITDDPNKDVTGFLGLRKWRPLGPNKTEIWSWAFAPKRASEATKKRIYKVYMSNFGPSGNFEQDDVSIWNGITDVADSTFARHHDVELNYQMGTEEMSEVAYDEEWPGPGTVYAINLEEVGMQKFHDQWFEHLSTPRDGTAMSRECGGGCGSAKTDGCGSAKTDGCGSVKTGGYGSTKTDDGESPSERGRPEDGE comes from the coding sequence ATGCCACCGACAGAGAGCAAAGCGACGGCTCAGCAGCCGGACGACCACGCCGATCTCCTCGCGGAGATCGAGGCGTCGCTCGGCGAGGGCAAGCTGCCGTTGCAGACGTTCAACAGCGAGGCGGTCCATCAGCTGGAGCTCGACCGGCTGTTCGGCCGTGAATGGATATTCGTCGGCCACGAATCCGAGATACCCGAGGAGGGCGATTACGCGCGGCGCTACATCGCGGGCGACCCGTTCATCTTCGTGCGGGACATGAACGGCGACGTGCAGGTGCTGTTCGATAGTTGTCGGCATCGCGGCGCGAAGCTGTGCCGTGCCGAGCAGGGCAACACCTCACACTTCCGGTGTCCGTACCACGGGTGGACCTACAAGAACACCGGCGACCTCGTGGGAGTGCCACAGAAGGAGGTCGCGTTCAAGAACCTGGACCAGTCCGAACACGGGCTCCACAGCGCGCCCCGGGTGGACAGCTATGCCGGGCTGGTGTTCGCCTCGCTGGGTGACTCCGGCGAGAGCCTCGAGGAGCATCTGGGGGAGTTCACGTGGTACCTCGACATCCAGTTCAAGCTCCCGGACGGCGGCATGGAGGTCATCGGCGAGCCGCACCGCTGGGTGGTGGAGACCAACTGGAAGACGGGTGCGGACAACTTCGCCGGCGACAGCTACCACACCGGCTTCGCGCACCACTCGATCAAACAGCTCGGCCTCGGCGGCGACGACACGGTCGGCATCGCCGGCGCGGGGGAGACGAAGGACCGACACGTCCATTGTGACGGCCACACGACCAGCACGCGAATGGTCGAGGGCGAGGAGGTGTTCATGACGTATCCCGACGAGATCGTGGACCTGTTCAACCCGGACAACGTGACGGCCGACCAGTATCGGGCTGCCAAGGAGGCGCTCTCGTTCACGGGGAGCGTGTTCCCGAATCTGGCGTTCTTGAACTTCGGGGACATCACCGACGACCCGAACAAGGACGTCACCGGCTTCCTCGGGCTCCGGAAGTGGCGGCCGCTCGGGCCGAACAAAACCGAGATCTGGAGCTGGGCGTTCGCGCCGAAGCGGGCCTCCGAGGCGACCAAGAAGCGCATCTACAAGGTGTACATGTCCAACTTCGGCCCGTCGGGGAACTTCGAACAGGACGACGTCTCCATCTGGAACGGCATCACCGACGTCGCCGACTCGACGTTCGCCCGACACCACGACGTGGAGCTGAACTACCAGATGGGGACCGAGGAGATGAGCGAGGTCGCCTACGACGAGGAGTGGCCCGGTCCGGGCACCGTCTACGCGATCAACCTGGAGGAGGTCGGGATGCAGAAGTTCCACGACCAGTGGTTCGAACACCTCTCGACGCCCCGTGACGGAACCGCGATGTCGCGGGAATGTGGGGGCGGCTGCGGGTCGGCGAAAACCGACGGCTGCGGGTCGGCGAAAACCGACGGCTGCGGGTCGGTGAAAACCGGCGGCTACGGGTCGACGAAAACGGACGACGGCGAGTCGCCGAGCGAACGTGGGCGTCCGGAGGACGGTGAGTAG
- a CDS encoding aldehyde dehydrogenase family protein, translating to MREYALLIDGETPSSAETMTVHDPSSNEPVSSIALADESDVTAAVEAARSAFEDWRTVDAVDRGDYLRDIAAELRNRKTEIAKRHTEETGRSLSDSERSVEYAAEYFEYYAGLTHRITGETIPLSGKEFDYTRREPLGVTGHIIPWNSPLLLGSRSIAPALACGNAVVAKPATLAPMAIHELGRAADDAGLPDGVLNVVSGRGSTAGEALVANDDVRELTFTGSKAVGLNIRESVSDRLIPLNLELGGKSPNVVFADADQEAAADGAVKLFSNAGQSCYAGTRLFVADDIYDEFIDRVVARIEAMDVKPDPNETDVSALISPSAQSEVDSYVESAREAGGTVRTGGRIPFEEGNFYEPTLIEDVPDDAAVACEEIFGPVLTAHRFDSEREVVERANDTEYGLYAGVWTSDLDRANRITRHLEAGTVTVNNYASPTPQVPFPAYKQSGAGSEYATAALRHYTRVKNVRMTIDERLR from the coding sequence ATGAGAGAGTACGCGTTACTCATCGACGGGGAGACGCCGTCATCAGCCGAGACGATGACGGTACACGATCCCTCGTCGAACGAGCCGGTATCCAGCATCGCACTCGCGGACGAATCCGACGTGACCGCGGCGGTCGAGGCGGCACGGTCCGCCTTCGAGGACTGGCGAACGGTCGACGCCGTGGATCGGGGCGACTACCTCCGGGACATCGCCGCCGAGCTCCGGAACCGCAAGACGGAGATCGCGAAGCGACACACCGAGGAGACCGGGCGCTCGCTGTCGGACTCCGAGCGCAGCGTCGAGTACGCGGCGGAGTACTTCGAGTACTACGCGGGCCTGACCCACCGCATCACCGGCGAGACCATCCCGCTGTCGGGCAAGGAGTTCGACTACACGCGGCGGGAGCCGCTGGGCGTGACCGGACACATCATCCCGTGGAACTCGCCGCTGCTGTTGGGTTCACGAAGCATCGCGCCGGCGTTGGCCTGCGGGAACGCCGTCGTGGCCAAGCCGGCCACGCTGGCGCCGATGGCGATCCACGAGTTGGGACGGGCGGCCGACGACGCCGGGCTGCCGGACGGCGTGCTGAACGTCGTGTCCGGACGGGGTTCGACCGCCGGCGAAGCGTTGGTCGCGAACGACGACGTCCGGGAGCTGACGTTCACGGGCTCGAAGGCGGTCGGCCTCAACATTCGGGAATCGGTGTCGGACCGGTTGATACCGCTGAACCTCGAGCTCGGGGGCAAGAGCCCGAACGTCGTGTTCGCCGACGCGGACCAGGAGGCGGCCGCGGACGGCGCGGTCAAGCTGTTCAGCAACGCCGGACAGAGCTGTTATGCCGGCACCCGACTGTTCGTCGCGGACGACATCTACGACGAGTTCATCGATCGCGTGGTCGCTCGGATCGAGGCGATGGACGTGAAACCGGACCCGAACGAGACGGACGTGTCGGCGCTCATCTCGCCGTCGGCGCAGTCGGAGGTCGACTCGTACGTCGAGTCGGCCCGTGAGGCGGGCGGGACGGTACGTACCGGCGGTCGGATCCCGTTCGAGGAGGGGAACTTCTACGAGCCGACCCTCATCGAGGACGTCCCCGACGACGCGGCGGTCGCCTGCGAGGAGATCTTCGGGCCCGTGCTGACCGCCCATCGCTTCGACTCCGAGCGGGAGGTCGTCGAACGGGCGAACGACACGGAATACGGCCTGTATGCGGGCGTCTGGACGAGCGACCTCGACCGGGCAAACCGCATCACGCGGCATCTCGAGGCCGGAACGGTGACGGTGAACAACTACGCCTCGCCGACGCCGCAGGTGCCGTTCCCCGCGTACAAACAGAGCGGAGCCGGGTCGGAGTACGCGACGGCCGCGTTACGCCACTACACCAGGGTCAAGAACGTCCGAATGACGATCGACGAACGGCTCCGATGA
- a CDS encoding zinc-binding dehydrogenase yields the protein MTRITAAVLEEPRELSIESLELADPKPGEVRVDVRATGVCHTDHHRYVGASETPHPVVLGHEGAGVVDAVGDGVTSVSVGDRVVLWVLPFCRECGFCERGDPHLCSRRSVVKGGTLLDGTRRLSRDGEAVNHFYGQSSFASHCVVAEQTAVTIPDGLPFPQAALLGCGATTGLGAVTNTADVSAGEPVAVFGCGGVGTSAVLGAELAGADPLIAVDVVDGKLSFIETLGATHTVNSGETDPVAAIRDITDGGVAYAFECTSHPAVVTQAVDAVRPGGTVVSTATSSADDFEIPPGAFTSGKRIVGNVGGSLRPSTDIPRFARLAESGRLPLDELVSETYPLDRLDEAFETMDDGTGIRSVITQE from the coding sequence ATGACACGCATCACTGCAGCAGTGCTGGAGGAGCCACGGGAGCTATCGATCGAATCGCTCGAACTGGCCGACCCGAAGCCGGGGGAGGTCCGCGTCGACGTGCGGGCGACCGGCGTCTGCCACACCGACCACCACCGGTACGTCGGTGCCTCGGAGACGCCGCATCCCGTCGTGTTGGGGCACGAGGGAGCGGGCGTCGTCGACGCCGTCGGCGACGGCGTGACGTCCGTGTCGGTCGGCGACCGCGTCGTGCTCTGGGTCCTGCCGTTCTGTCGGGAGTGCGGGTTCTGTGAACGGGGCGATCCCCACCTCTGTTCGCGCCGGTCGGTCGTCAAGGGGGGCACGCTCCTGGACGGGACGCGGCGGCTCTCCCGGGACGGCGAGGCGGTGAACCACTTCTACGGACAGTCGTCGTTCGCCAGCCACTGCGTGGTCGCCGAGCAGACCGCGGTCACGATCCCCGACGGGCTCCCGTTTCCCCAGGCCGCGTTGCTCGGCTGCGGCGCGACGACCGGCCTGGGAGCGGTGACGAACACCGCCGACGTCTCGGCGGGCGAGCCCGTTGCGGTGTTCGGCTGCGGGGGCGTCGGAACCAGCGCGGTGCTCGGCGCGGAACTGGCCGGTGCCGACCCCCTCATCGCGGTCGACGTCGTCGACGGGAAGCTCTCGTTCATCGAGACGCTCGGTGCCACCCACACCGTCAACTCCGGCGAGACCGATCCCGTCGCGGCGATCCGGGACATCACCGACGGCGGCGTCGCGTACGCGTTCGAGTGCACCAGCCATCCGGCGGTCGTCACACAGGCGGTCGACGCCGTGCGTCCCGGCGGAACGGTCGTCTCGACCGCGACGAGCTCCGCCGACGACTTCGAGATCCCCCCGGGAGCGTTCACCAGCGGCAAGCGGATCGTCGGGAACGTCGGCGGATCGCTGCGCCCCTCGACCGACATCCCCAGATTCGCGCGGCTCGCGGAGTCCGGCCGGCTGCCGCTCGACGAGCTCGTCAGCGAGACGTACCCGCTCGACCGGCTGGACGAGGCGTTCGAGACGATGGACGACGGCACGGGCATCCGGAGCGTCATCACCCAGGAGTGA
- a CDS encoding metallophosphoesterase family protein, translating into MQLGLISDVHGNQPALEAVLDDMPDVDRIYHCGDAVGYNPFPHRVLETLRAEGITSIQGNHDRKISTDIDAMGTAADPETDDESGLRPGELARLAGVWTHDRLDAEEMEYLAALPAELTVDGGNVKLVHGKPSDQDGRLYPEEYGPHLFDGESILVHGHTHVQHAERFDDRLLVNPGSVGQPRDGDRRAAYAVIDTEARTATLHRVPYPVEEVVDEIRRTSLPELLTLWLENGEIVTEEA; encoded by the coding sequence ATGCAACTCGGTCTCATCAGCGACGTACACGGAAACCAGCCGGCCCTCGAGGCGGTTCTCGACGACATGCCCGACGTGGACCGGATCTATCACTGCGGGGACGCGGTGGGGTATAACCCGTTCCCGCATCGGGTGCTTGAGACCCTCCGCGCCGAGGGGATCACCAGCATTCAGGGGAACCACGACCGCAAGATCAGCACGGACATCGACGCGATGGGGACGGCCGCCGACCCCGAGACCGACGACGAGTCGGGACTCAGGCCGGGCGAGCTCGCGCGCCTGGCGGGCGTCTGGACGCACGACCGACTCGATGCCGAGGAGATGGAGTACCTGGCCGCCCTGCCCGCGGAACTGACCGTCGACGGGGGAAACGTCAAGCTGGTTCACGGAAAGCCGAGTGACCAGGACGGCCGGCTCTATCCCGAGGAGTACGGACCCCACCTGTTCGACGGCGAATCGATCCTCGTTCACGGACACACGCACGTGCAACACGCGGAGCGGTTCGACGACCGGCTGCTGGTGAATCCCGGGAGCGTCGGACAGCCGCGCGACGGGGACCGGCGCGCGGCCTACGCCGTGATCGATACCGAGGCGAGGACGGCCACCCTCCACCGCGTGCCGTATCCGGTCGAGGAGGTCGTCGACGAGATCCGGCGAACGTCGCTGCCGGAGCTGCTCACGCTGTGGCTGGAGAACGGCGAGATCGTCACCGAGGAAGCCTAA
- a CDS encoding IclR family transcriptional regulator has product MADGNERSGTIGTLAKGFRMIEIIEDEGPATLTDVADEMGLARSTVHDYLTTLTDLEYLVKNDGEYQLGLKFARLGTNATETVRLSDTITPYLERLADETGETVWFLVEECGRAVYLDHAEGDQAIKTEHFTGGRSYLHCHAGGKAILAQLPTERVDEIIDEHGLPEITENTITTRDALFEELERIRDRNYAQNHSEQLLETRAVSAAIVVDDEVLGAISVGGPAHRLRGDRFEDELPNQVMSVVNEIRLNHLYS; this is encoded by the coding sequence ATGGCGGATGGAAACGAACGTTCGGGCACGATCGGCACGTTAGCGAAGGGGTTCCGAATGATCGAAATCATCGAGGACGAGGGACCCGCGACGCTCACCGACGTGGCCGACGAGATGGGCCTCGCGAGAAGCACCGTTCACGACTACCTCACGACCCTGACCGACCTGGAATACCTGGTGAAGAACGACGGCGAGTATCAGCTCGGGCTGAAGTTCGCCCGGCTCGGCACGAACGCCACGGAGACGGTTCGACTCTCCGACACCATCACGCCGTATCTGGAGCGGTTGGCGGACGAGACCGGCGAGACCGTCTGGTTCCTCGTCGAGGAGTGTGGACGCGCGGTCTATCTCGACCACGCGGAGGGCGATCAGGCCATCAAGACGGAACACTTCACCGGCGGGCGCTCGTACCTCCATTGTCACGCGGGCGGGAAGGCGATCCTCGCACAGCTCCCGACGGAGCGCGTCGACGAGATCATCGACGAACACGGTCTTCCGGAAATAACGGAAAACACGATCACCACCCGGGACGCCCTCTTCGAGGAGCTGGAACGCATCCGCGACCGGAACTACGCGCAGAACCACAGCGAGCAGTTGCTGGAGACGCGAGCGGTGAGCGCGGCGATCGTCGTCGACGACGAGGTGCTCGGGGCGATCAGCGTCGGCGGCCCCGCCCACCGGCTCCGCGGCGACCGGTTCGAGGACGAACTGCCGAACCAGGTTATGAGCGTGGTGAACGAGATCCGGCTCAACCACCTGTACTCGTAG
- a CDS encoding IclR family transcriptional regulator, whose translation MAGTTKTIGAVERAFDIVEALERLESAGASAVADELSLSKSTAYTHLHTLHEQGYLHKTDGEYRLSGQFLRLGTTVQQGYPVYRHGRSHVEDLADRTGERANLVVEERGKGTCVHAANANGASDGAMNRGERRHMHATATGKALLAHLPAERVDAIVETHGLPSFTDHTVTSREALESELAEIRETGIAIDAQESIDGLRCLAAPILVEGTAAGSVSVSGPAREFTDRERDAELSEAVRKAANVIELDFVFE comes from the coding sequence ATGGCCGGAACCACCAAGACGATCGGTGCCGTCGAGCGAGCGTTCGACATCGTTGAAGCCCTGGAACGACTGGAGAGCGCGGGGGCGTCCGCGGTCGCGGACGAGCTGTCGCTGTCGAAGAGCACGGCCTACACGCATCTCCACACGCTCCACGAGCAGGGCTATCTGCACAAGACGGACGGGGAATACCGATTGAGCGGCCAGTTTCTCCGGCTCGGAACGACGGTGCAACAGGGCTATCCGGTCTATCGACACGGCCGATCGCACGTCGAGGATCTGGCGGACCGAACCGGAGAACGAGCGAATCTCGTCGTCGAGGAGCGAGGAAAGGGCACCTGCGTCCACGCCGCGAACGCCAACGGAGCGTCGGATGGCGCGATGAATCGGGGCGAACGTCGGCACATGCACGCGACCGCCACCGGCAAGGCCCTGCTCGCACACCTCCCCGCGGAGCGCGTCGACGCGATCGTGGAGACGCACGGCCTGCCGTCGTTCACCGACCACACCGTCACCTCCCGGGAGGCGCTCGAGTCGGAACTGGCCGAGATCCGGGAGACCGGGATCGCGATCGACGCCCAGGAGAGCATCGACGGCCTGCGCTGTCTCGCCGCCCCCATACTCGTCGAGGGGACCGCGGCCGGGTCGGTCAGCGTCTCGGGACCCGCACGTGAGTTCACCGACCGGGAGCGCGACGCCGAACTGTCCGAGGCCGTCCGGAAGGCGGCCAACGTCATCGAGCTCGACTTCGTCTTCGAGTGA
- a CDS encoding 2-oxo acid dehydrogenase subunit E2 gives MGETQFALPDVGEGVAEGELVAWLVEEGERVEEDQPVAEVETDKAIVEIPAAYDGIVSRLHAAEGEVVPVGDVIVTFDVDAEGSTADESAGAGDVDATTDEDAAGGAAAGDAAGENAADAEGAGATAAATDRVFAPPSVRTAAREAGVDLASVHGSGPGGRITADDLRAAIDGRPGSTGDGERTRPTDEAGRSRSDDEVAGSTGRRGSTATSRGGDSSGTADRDRTLAMPATRQLARDEGVDIDAVPASDRRDGEAYVTPDDVRAYAAGETGTAAGAGAAVADDVGERGGSEAGATGTDADAGTADADATRPGDRIPYRGVRRTIGERMATAKYTAPHVSHHDEVDVTDLVATRERLTAATAEDEPRLTYLPFVIKAVVAGLRAQPILNAELDEEAEEIVVHDRYDIGIAVATDAGLMVPVVENADEKGLLELAAEVRDLAARARSRTISPEELQGSTFTITNLGAIGGEHASPIINYPEVGILALGEIKRKPAVHEGEVVPRDLLTVSMSVDHRVVDGADAARFTNEVTRYLNDPDLLLLE, from the coding sequence ATGGGAGAAACCCAATTCGCGTTGCCCGACGTCGGCGAGGGCGTCGCCGAGGGCGAACTCGTCGCCTGGCTCGTCGAGGAGGGCGAGCGCGTCGAGGAGGACCAGCCAGTCGCCGAGGTGGAGACCGACAAGGCGATCGTGGAGATCCCCGCGGCGTACGACGGCATCGTCTCCCGGCTGCACGCCGCGGAGGGCGAGGTCGTTCCGGTCGGCGACGTGATCGTCACCTTCGACGTCGACGCCGAGGGGTCGACCGCCGATGAATCGGCCGGCGCCGGCGACGTGGACGCCACGACCGACGAGGACGCCGCCGGTGGCGCTGCCGCCGGTGACGCCGCCGGTGAGAATGCCGCGGACGCCGAAGGCGCCGGAGCGACCGCCGCCGCAACCGATCGCGTGTTCGCGCCGCCGAGCGTGCGAACGGCCGCCCGCGAGGCGGGCGTCGATCTCGCGAGCGTCCACGGGAGCGGTCCCGGCGGCCGGATCACGGCGGACGACCTCCGCGCGGCCATCGACGGACGACCCGGCTCGACCGGCGATGGCGAACGGACGCGGCCGACCGACGAGGCCGGACGATCGCGCTCGGATGACGAGGTTGCCGGCTCGACCGGTCGGAGGGGGTCGACGGCGACGTCACGCGGGGGCGATTCGAGCGGGACGGCCGACCGGGATCGAACCCTCGCGATGCCCGCGACGCGGCAGCTCGCTCGGGACGAAGGCGTCGACATCGATGCGGTCCCCGCAAGCGACCGGCGCGACGGCGAGGCGTACGTCACGCCCGACGACGTGCGCGCATATGCCGCCGGCGAGACGGGTACCGCTGCCGGTGCCGGGGCAGCTGTTGCTGACGACGTCGGGGAGAGGGGCGGTTCGGAAGCCGGTGCAACCGGGACGGACGCGGACGCCGGTACAGCCGACGCGGACGCGACGCGGCCGGGCGACCGCATCCCGTACCGCGGCGTCCGGCGGACCATCGGGGAACGGATGGCGACCGCGAAGTACACGGCCCCGCACGTCAGCCATCACGACGAGGTCGACGTGACCGACCTCGTGGCGACCCGCGAGCGGTTGACCGCGGCGACCGCCGAGGACGAACCCCGGCTGACTTACCTGCCGTTCGTGATCAAGGCGGTCGTGGCGGGGCTGCGCGCACAGCCCATCCTCAACGCGGAGCTCGACGAGGAGGCCGAGGAGATCGTCGTCCACGATCGCTACGACATCGGCATCGCGGTCGCGACCGACGCGGGGCTGATGGTGCCCGTCGTCGAGAACGCCGACGAGAAGGGGCTCCTCGAGCTGGCCGCCGAGGTTCGCGACCTCGCCGCCCGCGCCCGGAGCCGGACGATCTCCCCCGAGGAGCTGCAGGGGAGCACGTTCACGATCACGAACCTGGGGGCGATCGGCGGCGAGCACGCCTCGCCGATCATCAACTACCCCGAGGTGGGGATCCTGGCGCTCGGCGAGATCAAGCGGAAGCCGGCGGTCCACGAGGGCGAGGTGGTCCCCCGCGACCTGCTGACCGTCTCGATGTCGGTCGACCATCGCGTGGTCGACGGCGCCGACGCCGCACGGTTCACGAACGAGGTAACCCGGTACCTGAACGATCCGGACCTGCTGTTGCTCGAGTAA
- the lpdA gene encoding dihydrolipoyl dehydrogenase, which yields MVMGDVTTGTDVLVIGGGPGGYVAAIRAAQRDLDVTLVEKDAYGGTCLNHGCIPSKALIHAADVAHEAGTAEDLGIHADPAVDAVALADWKDGVVDQLTGGVEKLCKANGVTLIEGTAAFSGEHTARIAHGGDGQGMESVEFEHAIVATGSRPIEIPNFPYAEETVWSSRDALGADAVPDRLVVVGAGYIGMELSTTFAKLGADVTVVEMLDDVLPTYEDDVKRVVRSRAEELGIEFSFGEGASDLREVDGTGIEVVTETEDGEESVYGADRVLVAVGREPVTDTLELDAAGLEPGSDGFLETDVQGRTDLDHVFAVGDVAGDPMLAHAASREGIVAAEAIAGEPAALDAQAVPSAVFTDPEIGTVGLTEAEAAAEGFDPVVGEMPLRASGRALTMNETDGFVRIVADEPSGYVLGGQVVAPEASELIAEIGLAIEMGATLADVAGTIHTHPTLSEAVMEAAENAMGQAIHTLNR from the coding sequence ATGGTTATGGGAGACGTGACGACCGGAACTGACGTATTGGTCATCGGCGGGGGCCCCGGCGGCTACGTGGCCGCGATCCGCGCCGCACAGCGCGACCTCGACGTGACGCTCGTCGAGAAGGACGCTTACGGCGGGACCTGCCTGAACCACGGCTGCATCCCCTCGAAGGCGCTCATCCACGCGGCGGACGTGGCCCACGAGGCGGGGACCGCCGAGGACCTGGGGATCCACGCCGATCCGGCGGTCGACGCCGTCGCGTTGGCCGACTGGAAGGACGGCGTCGTCGACCAGCTCACCGGCGGCGTCGAGAAGCTCTGCAAGGCGAACGGCGTGACCCTCATCGAGGGCACCGCCGCGTTCTCCGGCGAGCACACCGCCCGGATCGCCCACGGCGGCGACGGCCAGGGGATGGAGTCCGTCGAGTTCGAGCACGCGATCGTGGCGACGGGGAGCCGGCCGATCGAGATCCCGAACTTCCCGTACGCCGAGGAGACGGTCTGGTCCTCGCGGGACGCGCTCGGCGCGGACGCGGTGCCCGACCGGCTCGTGGTGGTCGGCGCCGGTTACATCGGGATGGAGCTCTCGACGACGTTCGCCAAGCTCGGCGCCGACGTGACCGTGGTCGAGATGCTCGACGACGTCCTCCCGACCTACGAGGACGACGTGAAGCGCGTCGTTCGGTCGCGCGCCGAGGAGCTGGGGATCGAGTTCTCGTTCGGCGAGGGCGCAAGCGATCTGCGCGAGGTCGACGGGACCGGGATCGAAGTCGTCACCGAAACCGAGGACGGCGAGGAGTCGGTCTACGGGGCCGACCGCGTGCTGGTCGCCGTCGGTCGCGAACCGGTGACGGACACGCTCGAACTGGACGCGGCCGGCCTGGAACCCGGCTCGGACGGCTTCCTCGAGACCGACGTCCAGGGGCGGACCGACCTCGATCACGTCTTCGCGGTCGGCGACGTCGCGGGCGACCCGATGCTCGCGCACGCGGCCAGCCGGGAGGGGATCGTCGCCGCGGAGGCCATCGCCGGCGAGCCGGCCGCCCTCGACGCGCAGGCCGTCCCGAGCGCGGTGTTCACCGACCCGGAGATCGGGACGGTGGGGCTCACCGAAGCCGAGGCGGCGGCGGAGGGGTTCGATCCGGTCGTCGGCGAGATGCCGCTTCGCGCGAGCGGCCGCGCGCTCACGATGAACGAGACGGACGGCTTCGTCCGGATCGTCGCCGACGAGCCGAGCGGCTACGTCCTCGGCGGGCAGGTCGTCGCCCCCGAGGCGTCCGAGCTGATCGCCGAGATCGGGCTCGCGATCGAGATGGGCGCGACCCTGGCGGACGTCGCCGGGACGATCCACACGCATCCGACCCTCTCGGAGGCCGTGATGGAGGCGGCCGAGAACGCGATGGGGCAGGCGATCCACACCCTCAACCGGTGA